From the genome of Lysinibacter sp. HNR:
AGTCTCGATGACGTTTTCTCTGCTCTGGGCGGACGTGCTAATACGATCGAGGAGGCATCCGTGGTGCGGAGAATCCCGCGTACGTTACTTGCGGTACTTGTCGGGGCGGCTCTCGCCCTTTCCGGCACCGGTATGCAGGCGATAACCCGTAACCCGCTTGCCGATCCCGGTATTCTTGGGGTCACGAGTGGGGCTGCGCTCGCCGTCATTATTGGCATCGCATTTTTTGGGTTAGCAAACCCCCTCAGCTATATGGGGGTGGCAACCATTGGGGCTGCGCTTGCAGCACTCTTTGTGTACTCTATTGGTTCGCTGGGCCGTGACGGCCCCACTCCGCTCAAGCTGGTGCTTGCAGGAGCGGCAGCCTCCGCCGCTCTTGTGTCGCTCACAAGCGCTATTGTGTTGCCGCGGAGTAACCTCGCGCAGCGCTTTGAGTTTTGGCGCGTTGGTGGTGTGGGGGGCGCGACCTGGGAGAGCATTGTTGCAGTGATACCCGCGCTGAGTCTCGGAGCACTGATCCTTTTTGCCATGGCGCGCGGTATGAACTCGCTCGCTCTCGGTGATGAGCTCGCCGTGGGCCTCGGCGAGCGTGTGAACCGCACACGGATCATCATCGCCGCGGGTTCGGTGATCCTCGCCGCAGCCGCGACCGCTGTTGCCGGTCCCATAGGGTTTGTAGGGTTGGTGATTCCGCACCTGTGTCGCCTGTTGATCGGCCCGGATCACCGCTGGCTACTCCCGGTTGCCGCCACCACCGGAGCCGCGCTTCTTGTCGCGTCCGACACCATCGGTCGCCTCATCGCTCGGCCCCAGGAGATTGAGGTGGGTATTATTACCGCGATCATCGGGACCCCCTTCTTCATCTGGATCGTACGCCGCCAGAGGGTGCGTGAACTGTGAGTGTCTCCTCCCACGACGTTGTCACACAGATTAGAGCCGGAAGACGGCGGCGGCAGATCCGAACCCGATTGACGATGGTCACGTTGCTGATACTTGTGCTTGCGATATTTGCGCTATCACTCATGGTCGGACGCACGTTTTATAGCCTGGACGAGGTGATCGCCGTTATGCTCGGCGATACCGTGCCGGGAGCCTCCTTTACCGTGGGAGAATTGCGTCTGCCACGGGCTGTGACCGGCCTGTTAGCGGGGTTTGCATTTGGCGCCGCGGGTGCAATCTTTCAGGGAATGCTGCGTAACCCGCTTGCCTCCCCCGACATCATCGGGATCAGCGCGGGGGCCGGGGCCTTTGCCGTTATCGGCATTATCGCACTTTCGCTCAGTGAGACGGCGGTGTCATTTCTTGCGCTCGGGGGTGCGCTCTTCACCGCCGCTGCGATCTACCTGCTCTCAAATCGTAAAGGTTTTACCAGCATACGGTTCATCCTCATCGGTATCGGTGTGGGTGCCATGATGCAGAGTGTCATCTCCTACCTGTTATCCCGTGCCGCCAGCTGGGAGATCCAATCCTCCCTGCAGTGGCTTACCGGAAGTCTTAACGGCGCCACCTGGCAGAAAGTTGCACCGCTCGCATTTGCCTGTGTGGTGTGTGTTCCTCTGCTCGTGCTTGGTACGCGTGCTCTTGATCTGCTACGGATTGGCGATGATGCGGCCACCGCACTGGGTGTGCCGGTTCGGGTGACGCGGGTTGCCCTCATCCTCGCAGCCGTGGTGCTGCTCGCGTTTGCCACCGCGGCGGCCGGACCGATTGCGTTTGTTGCCTTTATGTCGGGTCCTATCGCGGCACGGCTTGTCACTCCCGGTGCGGCTCTGACGGTGCCCGCAGGGGTTGTCGGGGCGCTACTTGTTCTTGTCTCAGACCTGGCCGGACAGTATCTCTTTGGTGAGCGATACCCCGTTGGCGTGATCACGGGTGTGCTCGGGGCACCGTACCTGATTCTTCTCCTCATTCGCAGAAACCGCACCGGAAGTTCTCTATGACCACGTCACATCAGCTCGAAACCACCGCACTCACCCTCTCATACGGTGACCAGACGATCGTGCAAGACATTAACCTCTCCATTGCCCCCGGTAAAATCACCTCAATTATTGGCGCAAATGGCTGCGGTAAATCCACCCTGCTGCGGGGGCTTGCTCGGTTGCTGAAACCGGTCGGGGGACAGGTGGTACTCGATGGCATTGCGCTGCAGCAACACCCGTCAAAAGAACTCGCCCGGGTGATCGGGCTGTTACCGCAGAGTCCGATCACTCCCGAGGGCATAGTGGTTACCGATCTGGTCGGACGAGGTCGTCACCCGCACCAGGGAGCGATGGGCAGGTGGAGTGCTCGTGACTACGAAGCGGTTGCGGAGGCTCTCGAAGCGACAAGCACAAGCGACCTGGCTGATCGCTCGGTTGATGAACTATCCGGTGGACAGCGACAGCGCGTGTGGATCGCCATGGCGCTCGCACAGGAAACCGATATCTTATTGCTGGACGAGCCCACGACCCACCTCGACCTGGCCCACCAGATTGAAGTGCTCGACCTGGTCACCGACCTCAACCGTAACCGGGGCACCACCGTTGTCATGGTGCTGCATGACCTGGGTCTCGCGGCTCGCTACTCCGATACCCTCATCGCCCTTCGGCGGGGCGGGGTGTGTGCTGCTGGCTCTCCCACCGAGATAATCACCTCCGAACTTGTACGCGAGGTTTTTGGTCTTGAGTGTGAGGTAATCCGTGATCCCATCTCGGGAGCGCCATTGATTTTACCGAAAGGAAAGTATCATGTCCGCTGAAAATTCTTCCTGCAACGCCGCCCCAACACAGGGCACGGGCGAGGCTCGGGGGGACTCGCCCTTTACCGTCGTGAGGGCTCATGTCGAATCGGTTGAGACGCTCTCGCCCAATTTTGTGCGGATCGTCTTTATCGGTTCAGACCTTGTCGGTGTAGGCAATCCCGGTCACACTTACGATCAGCGCGTTAAACTTATCCTGCCGTCCACAAACGGGGTGCTGCCAGATATCACGGGCACGGGTCTGGGCTGGTATCAGGCCTGGCTTGATACCCCTGAACATCTTCGTGGTGTGATGCGCACCTATACGATCCGCGAGGTGCGTGTGGCTCCCGATGGCCAGACCCGAGTGGTCATCGATTTTGTCCTGCACTCGGATTCCGGTGACACCGGGCCGGCTTCGCGGTGGGCAGATGCGGCATCACCGGGCGATAGTATCCTGATCGCCGCCCCCCGTCGCGGGCGACTTGACGGAGGTGGTATCGAATATACGCCGGGAGACGCGCGGACGGTTCTGCTGGCTGGCGATGAAACCGCCGTTCCAGCTATCGCAAGCATT
Proteins encoded in this window:
- a CDS encoding siderophore-interacting protein, producing the protein MSAENSSCNAAPTQGTGEARGDSPFTVVRAHVESVETLSPNFVRIVFIGSDLVGVGNPGHTYDQRVKLILPSTNGVLPDITGTGLGWYQAWLDTPEHLRGVMRTYTIREVRVAPDGQTRVVIDFVLHSDSGDTGPASRWADAASPGDSILIAAPRRGRLDGGGIEYTPGDARTVLLAGDETAVPAIASILEDVSSNARGIAFIEVPVSEDQLPLVAPQGFEVRWLPRGEQPHGSQLISAVLEYLGSSVERTRIEDIKTEDPLWETPTFSGLGEAVCPGGESSGERFFWIAGESAVVTTLRRHLVREYGIDRSRVAFMGYWRRGVAMRG
- a CDS encoding ABC transporter ATP-binding protein, whose protein sequence is MTTSHQLETTALTLSYGDQTIVQDINLSIAPGKITSIIGANGCGKSTLLRGLARLLKPVGGQVVLDGIALQQHPSKELARVIGLLPQSPITPEGIVVTDLVGRGRHPHQGAMGRWSARDYEAVAEALEATSTSDLADRSVDELSGGQRQRVWIAMALAQETDILLLDEPTTHLDLAHQIEVLDLVTDLNRNRGTTVVMVLHDLGLAARYSDTLIALRRGGVCAAGSPTEIITSELVREVFGLECEVIRDPISGAPLILPKGKYHVR
- a CDS encoding iron ABC transporter permease, whose product is MWQEHGKLTVSTVVEELSNATRMRRMAIRHTLTIAGLLLVLVLFCVVSLMLGVNSVSLDDVFSALGGRANTIEEASVVRRIPRTLLAVLVGAALALSGTGMQAITRNPLADPGILGVTSGAALAVIIGIAFFGLANPLSYMGVATIGAALAALFVYSIGSLGRDGPTPLKLVLAGAAASAALVSLTSAIVLPRSNLAQRFEFWRVGGVGGATWESIVAVIPALSLGALILFAMARGMNSLALGDELAVGLGERVNRTRIIIAAGSVILAAAATAVAGPIGFVGLVIPHLCRLLIGPDHRWLLPVAATTGAALLVASDTIGRLIARPQEIEVGIITAIIGTPFFIWIVRRQRVREL
- a CDS encoding iron chelate uptake ABC transporter family permease subunit, with the translated sequence MSVSSHDVVTQIRAGRRRRQIRTRLTMVTLLILVLAIFALSLMVGRTFYSLDEVIAVMLGDTVPGASFTVGELRLPRAVTGLLAGFAFGAAGAIFQGMLRNPLASPDIIGISAGAGAFAVIGIIALSLSETAVSFLALGGALFTAAAIYLLSNRKGFTSIRFILIGIGVGAMMQSVISYLLSRAASWEIQSSLQWLTGSLNGATWQKVAPLAFACVVCVPLLVLGTRALDLLRIGDDAATALGVPVRVTRVALILAAVVLLAFATAAAGPIAFVAFMSGPIAARLVTPGAALTVPAGVVGALLVLVSDLAGQYLFGERYPVGVITGVLGAPYLILLLIRRNRTGSSL